The Candidatus Omnitrophota bacterium genomic sequence TTTGTATTCTTGAGCTGTATAGTAGGTTATTATGTAGGGTCTCTGTTAACAGGTTTTAGCGCCAAAGGCTCTTATATGGGCGCCAGTATGGGAGGATTCGGCTCTCTCGCGATAATTCTGCTGGAGCTGGGCATGAAAAGGCTTTCGATAAGGAACCTTTCCGCTGCGGTCTTTGGACTCATCTTCGGGTTCTTCATGGCGTGGATCGTGACAAGCGTGCTTCGTCTTATCCCGATGTCGATAGAACTATTCGCATCGCTGCAGATAATAATGATATTAATCTTTTGCTATCTGGGTATGGTGATCGCGATGAGAGGGAAGGATGAATTCAATCTGATCATACCCTATGTCAAATTTGTGAGGCAGGATAAGAAAGACGATATAATTCTTTTGGATACAAGTGTTATTATTGACGGCAGGGCTGCCGACATGCTGCATACTAAATTCATCGAGGGCAGGCTGGTTATCCCGCGTTTTGTTCTGAGGGAGCTTCAGCAGATAGCCGATTCGCAGGATGCCTTGAAGCGTAACCGGGGGCGCCGAGGCCTCGATATATTGAATAAGCTGCAGAAGTCCACTGATTTCGATGTGCGTATCCAGGAAGAGGATTTTCCTGATGTAAAAGAAGTAGATGCGAAGCTCGTTAAATTGGCGAAGCTTCTTGGAGCCAAAGTATTGACCAACGATTTCAACCTGAATAAGGTTGCTGAACTGCAGGGCGTGACTGTGCTGAATATAAATGAGCTTGCCAATGCCCTGAGGCCGGTGGTGCTGCCGGGTGAGGTGATGGAAGTCAGGATCAGCAAAGAAGGCAAGGAGCATAACCAGGGCATCGCTTACCTCGATGACGGCACTATGATCGTGATCGATAACTCCAAACATTTAATATCTCAGTCTGTCAATGTCGTTGTTACGAGCGTGCTTCAGACCTCCGCCGGTAGAATGATATTCGCGAAACTTGAAGATCCAGCAAAGGCCGGCAGCGGAAAGCAGAGATGAGCTTAGCTCGGACGGTAGCGATAGTACCGGCTGCCGGTTACGGCAGCCGACTGGCCCTCAAGACCAAGAAACCTTTTGTTCTTCTGAAGGGAAAGCCCATTATAGCGCATACGCTCGAAGCGCTCGAAAGATGTAAGGCGGTAGATGAGATTGTAATAGCCTCCGAATCGTCCTGTGTTGGTAGATTCAAGGACCTGGTTAGAAGATACCGTTTCGGCAAAGTGAGCGGTATCGTCATTGGCGGCAAG encodes the following:
- a CDS encoding PIN domain-containing protein, which translates into the protein MTITFLRLFFVFLSCIVGYYVGSLLTGFSAKGSYMGASMGGFGSLAIILLELGMKRLSIRNLSAAVFGLIFGFFMAWIVTSVLRLIPMSIELFASLQIIMILIFCYLGMVIAMRGKDEFNLIIPYVKFVRQDKKDDIILLDTSVIIDGRAADMLHTKFIEGRLVIPRFVLRELQQIADSQDALKRNRGRRGLDILNKLQKSTDFDVRIQEEDFPDVKEVDAKLVKLAKLLGAKVLTNDFNLNKVAELQGVTVLNINELANALRPVVLPGEVMEVRISKEGKEHNQGIAYLDDGTMIVIDNSKHLISQSVNVVVTSVLQTSAGRMIFAKLEDPAKAGSGKQR